The Arthrobacter sp. D5-1 genome segment CTCCAAGAGTGGTTCGCCGTGGACTGGCACAACGAGATCGTGGACAGCTGGGCAGCGGCCGGTGTGCGGATGGAAGACGAGCGGGACACGTCCGTGCCGCGCACCCTTGAAGGGCTCACCATCGTTGTTACCGGTACTTTGCCCAACTTCAGCCGGGACGAAGCCAAGGAAGCCATCATCATTCGTGGCGGGAAGGCGTCTGGTTCCGTTTCCAAGAAGACCAGCTACCTGGTGGCCGGCGAAAGCGCCGGCACCAAGCTGGACAAGGCGGAGCAGCTGGGTGTTCCCGTGCTGGACGAAGATGGTTTCCGTGAGCTGCTTGCCAACGGGCCCGCGGCTGCGGCAGACGAGCCTGCGGACAACGAAACGGGGCAGGGCGACGCCACGGAAGCAGTCTCCGAATGACGGAGGTGAACGGGCTCCTGGCAGTAGCCAAACGTGCCGCTGCGGCGGGTGCTGCTGTGCTCGCGCAGCGGTCCGTCAGCGGCACAGGCGGCGATGGCCTCGACACCACCAACAAGGGTGAGGACGGCGACTGGGTCACGGCCTTTGATGTCGCGGCTGAGAATGCCGTCCGCGAAGCCATCCTTGCAGAGCGGCCCCACGACACCATCACTGGCGAGGAGCACGGCACCACCAGGCCGGACATGCCTTCTGGATACCGCTGGTCCATTGACCCCTTGGACGGGACCACCAACTTCATCCGAAACATCGCCTACTACGCCACCTCTGTGGCCGTAGCCGACTCCGACGGCGTATGGCTGGCCGGGGTGGTCCACGCACCTGCCCTGGGTCGCGTCTACTCGGCCGCCCGTGGACAAGGAGCCTGGTTGGAGGTCGGTGGAGAGACCACCCGCTTGGCAGGTCCTGTCCAGGGACGAAGGGGACTCATCCTGGCTACGGGATTCAGCTACGATCCCGCTACCCGCGCAGACCAGTCTGCCGGCCTCGCTGAGCTTATGGACGGTTTTGCCGACGTCCGGCGCCTGGGTTCTGCGGCCTTGGATCTCTGTTTGGTGGCCGACGGTACTTTTGACGCTTACGGCGAGCGTGGCCTGAACGAGCACGATTTCTCTGCCGGTGCGCTGATCGCCGAAGAGGCGGGCTGCTGGGTGCGCAGACCACGGTTGGAGAGCCCTTTGAACGGTGGGCCAAGCACCGAAGACCGTTTGGCGGCCTGGATGTGCGCCGGCGCCTTGGAACTGTCCGGCAAGTTTCCTTTGTGACCACCAATCCGTGATCAAAACCCTCGCCATCGCCAACTACCGATCCATCCGGGACCTCGCCATGGAGTTGCATGGCCTGGACATCGTGACCGGTGCCAACGGCAGCGGAAAGTCCTCGCTGTACCGGGCGCTTCGGCTGTTGGCAGAGTGTGCCGGGGGCGACTCCGGCAACGTGGTGGGTTCGCTTGCCCGCGACGGCGGTTTGCCCTCCACACTGTGGGCAGGCCCGGAGTCCATCAGCAAGGCCATGCGCAGTGGTGACGTGCCTGTCCAGGGAACGGTACGGCGTGAGTCCGTAAGCCTGAAGCTGGGTTACTCCGGGGACGATTTTGGATACTTGGTGGACCTGGGGATGCCAACGCCCGGCGGTGCCGGATTCGACCAGGAAACCGGCAGGCCCCGGCCCTCCGCCTTCAGCTTGGATCCCGAAATAAAACGGGAGCAGATCTTCTCCGGCCCTGTAGCACGGCCAGGCTCACTGTTGGTCGACCGGAAGGGAAGCCTGGCCAAGCTGCGCGGACCCGGCAGCGAGTGGACAGAGTTATCCAGGCGGCTGGACACTTTCCAGAGCATGCTGACGGAGGTTTCGGACCAGGACAGGGCGCCGGAGGTTCTGCGGGTTCGTGACTCGGTCCGTTCATGGCGGTTCTACGATCACTTCCGCACGGATGCCGACGCTCCCGCCCGCCAGGCGCAGCTCGGAACCCGCACACCCGTGCTTCATCACAGCGGCAAGGATCTTGCGGCTGCTCTGCAAACACTGCGCGAGGTGGGCTTCGAGCGGCAGTTGGATGCCGCCGTCGGCCATGCCTTTCCCGGAAGCCGCTTGGAGATTGCCGTCAACGACGGCCGGTTCAGCGTGGAACTCAGTCAGCCCGGCATGTTGCGGCCCATGAAGGCCGCAGAGCTCTCGGACGGAACCCTGCGGTTCCTGTTGCTGACCGCGGCGTTGCTGACCCCGCGGCCCCCCGAGCTCATGGTCCTCAACGAACCCGAGACCAGCCTCCACGTTGACCTGATGCCGGCACTGGCCGGACTGATTGTCCAGGCCAGTGCCAACAGCCAGATGATCGTGGTAACCCACTCGGAAGCGTTGCTCAAGGCGCTGCGCGAGAGCGGTGCCGCCCACGAGCATGAGCTCTACAAGGACCTCGGCGAGACCCGGATCGAGGGTCTGGGATCGCTGGAAGGTCCCTCGTGGAGCTGGCCCAAGCGCTGAGGGCCGCCCGCGTGACGCGGCATGGGTCCTAGAACGCTGATCCGATGGACGTGAGCTGCTGCGCCGCGGAGCCTGCGAAGCGGTTCTCCGGCCGGGCCAGTCCGTAGTGTCCGCGGAGCGTGGACTCGGTGTACTCCGTACGGAACAGCCCGCGCTGCTGGAGGATCGGTACTACGTGGTCCACGAACACCTCCAGTCCTGAGGGGAGGACCGGCGGCATGATGTTGAAGCCATCCGCGGCGCCGGCAAAGAACCAGTCCTGGATGGCGTCAGCAACCTGTTCAGGTGTTCCGGAGAAGGTACGGTGCCCGCGTCCTCCACCCAGCCGGCCGATCAGCTGGCGAACGGTGAGCTGCTCCCGGCGGGCCAGCTCCACGATCAGCGTGTAGCGGCTCTTGGCACCCTCAATGTCGTCCTCGGACGGCAGGTCGGCAGGGAGTTGGCGGTCCAGGGGGAGGTCCTCAGGCTTCAGGCGCAACGTCTTGGCCAGTTGCTCCCGGGCGTATTCGGGCTTGATGAGCTCGTCCAGTTCACGCTCAAGCTTGAGGGCTTCGGCTTCAGTGGATCCGATGACCGGGACGATCCCCGGCAGGATCTTGATGCCTTCCGGGTTGCGGCCCACCGCTGCGGTGCGTGACTTCAGGTCAGAGTAGAAGGCTTGGGCGTCGGCCAGGGTCTGGTGGGCGGTGAAGACGGCTTCGGCATACTGCGCCGCCAGCTTCTTGCCGTCTTCGGAAGAGCCGGCCTGGACGATCAGCGGGTGGCCCTGGGGTGAACGGGGAACATTGAGGGGGCCACGAACGCGGAAGTGTTTCCCCTCGTGCTCGATGACCCGGATCTTGTTGTCATCGCCCCAGACGCCCTCGGCCTTGTCCGCGAGGATGGCGTCATCTTCCCAGCTGTCCCAGAGTTTCTGTGCCACCTCGATGAACTCAGCGGCCCGCTCGTACCGGACGGCATGGGCCGGCTGGTCATCCACACCGAAGTTGCGCGCGGCGTCCGGTCCCGCCGTCGTGACGACGTTCCAGCCTGCACGTCCACCACTGACCCAGTCCACCGAAGCGAAACGGCGCGCAAGGTTGAAGGGGTCGTTGTAGGTGGTGGAGGCGGTCGCGATCAGGCCGATCCTTTGTGTTGCGGCAGCGATGGCCGTCAGCAGCACGGTTGGTTCCAGTTTTCCGGCAGGACGGCGGCCCACCTCGCCAAAGAGGACGGGGGAGTCAGCGAAGAAGATGGAATCGAGCTTTCCGCGTTCGGCCGTGCGGGCCAGGTGCTGGTAGTGCTCCACTTTGGTAGAGGCAAGGGGGTCGCTTTCGGGCAGGCGCCATGATGCTTCGTGGTGCCCTGTGCTCATCAGGAACGCGTTGAGGTGCAATGTGCGGTCTGGCGGGGTCATGGTTTCTCCTCGGGTCAGGACAGTTGGGGCCGGTGTGTGGCAACTCAAGCACGGGTCCAAAGCCCTCCGCCAGCGTTTCGACATGTCCCCGCAACAGCACGAAACCGGGGTTCACGGCAGGCAACGCGGCTCCATCCGACGCCACGGGAGGCAACACAAAAGCAGCCCAGCAGTTGTCCACCCGATCAACAAAGCACGGGCCGCCGTCGTCGTGTGTTCCGTTCGTGACTGATAGTTCCATCACGGAAAGGCCCTTTTGGCGTCTTTGGTGCGACCGGCACGACTACCATTGGTAGGTGCTTTCGCCGATTACCGTCCGTCCCGCCCTGCCCGAAGACTACGACGCCGTTGCCCGCATTACGCAGGACTCCTACGTCACTGCGGGGTACTACGGCGACGCCGACCACCCGTACCTGCAGAAGCTCCAGGATGTGGCAGGCCGTGCGGAGCACGCCGACATCCTTGTGGCAGAGCGCAACGGCGAGGTGATCGGTTCGGTCACCGCGGCTCCTGCGGGCGGCGGCTTCTCGGACATCGGCCTGGAGGATGAGCTGGAACTGCGGACCCTCGTGGTGGATCCGGCTGTGCAGCGCTCCGGTGCCGGCCGCGCCCTGGTGCAGGCCGTCGTCGATCAGGCCAAGGCCATGGACGGCATCAAGGCCGTTTCGCTGACCACCGGCGCGACGTGGGAAAGTGCCAACGCCCTGTATGCACGCACCGGCTTTGACCGCGCGCCGCACCGCGACTGGTTCGTTCCCGGCACCGACATAAAGCTGTTCGTTTACCGGCTGGACCTCCCGCAGTCATAAAGTTTCCTTCGTAAACGCCGGTCACCGGACCGTGCGAAACGACAGGAAGGCGCGGCATGCGCAAGACATTCGGCACGGGTTCGGTCTGGGAGCAGACCCTTGGATACTCCCGCGCAGTCCAGGTGGACAACACCCTCTTCATTTCTGCGACGGCAGCCAGTGGGCCCGATGGCATTGTTGGCGAAGACTTCTACTCGCAGACCAAGTACATTCTCGAAAAGCTCGGCACCGTTCTGGAAGAAGCCGGGTTCTCCTACGAGGACG includes the following:
- a CDS encoding inositol monophosphatase family protein, whose product is MTEVNGLLAVAKRAAAAGAAVLAQRSVSGTGGDGLDTTNKGEDGDWVTAFDVAAENAVREAILAERPHDTITGEEHGTTRPDMPSGYRWSIDPLDGTTNFIRNIAYYATSVAVADSDGVWLAGVVHAPALGRVYSAARGQGAWLEVGGETTRLAGPVQGRRGLILATGFSYDPATRADQSAGLAELMDGFADVRRLGSAALDLCLVADGTFDAYGERGLNEHDFSAGALIAEEAGCWVRRPRLESPLNGGPSTEDRLAAWMCAGALELSGKFPL
- a CDS encoding AAA family ATPase: MIKTLAIANYRSIRDLAMELHGLDIVTGANGSGKSSLYRALRLLAECAGGDSGNVVGSLARDGGLPSTLWAGPESISKAMRSGDVPVQGTVRRESVSLKLGYSGDDFGYLVDLGMPTPGGAGFDQETGRPRPSAFSLDPEIKREQIFSGPVARPGSLLVDRKGSLAKLRGPGSEWTELSRRLDTFQSMLTEVSDQDRAPEVLRVRDSVRSWRFYDHFRTDADAPARQAQLGTRTPVLHHSGKDLAAALQTLREVGFERQLDAAVGHAFPGSRLEIAVNDGRFSVELSQPGMLRPMKAAELSDGTLRFLLLTAALLTPRPPELMVLNEPETSLHVDLMPALAGLIVQASANSQMIVVTHSEALLKALRESGAAHEHELYKDLGETRIEGLGSLEGPSWSWPKR
- a CDS encoding LLM class flavin-dependent oxidoreductase: MTPPDRTLHLNAFLMSTGHHEASWRLPESDPLASTKVEHYQHLARTAERGKLDSIFFADSPVLFGEVGRRPAGKLEPTVLLTAIAAATQRIGLIATASTTYNDPFNLARRFASVDWVSGGRAGWNVVTTAGPDAARNFGVDDQPAHAVRYERAAEFIEVAQKLWDSWEDDAILADKAEGVWGDDNKIRVIEHEGKHFRVRGPLNVPRSPQGHPLIVQAGSSEDGKKLAAQYAEAVFTAHQTLADAQAFYSDLKSRTAAVGRNPEGIKILPGIVPVIGSTEAEALKLERELDELIKPEYAREQLAKTLRLKPEDLPLDRQLPADLPSEDDIEGAKSRYTLIVELARREQLTVRQLIGRLGGGRGHRTFSGTPEQVADAIQDWFFAGAADGFNIMPPVLPSGLEVFVDHVVPILQQRGLFRTEYTESTLRGHYGLARPENRFAGSAAQQLTSIGSAF
- a CDS encoding GNAT family N-acetyltransferase — its product is MLSPITVRPALPEDYDAVARITQDSYVTAGYYGDADHPYLQKLQDVAGRAEHADILVAERNGEVIGSVTAAPAGGGFSDIGLEDELELRTLVVDPAVQRSGAGRALVQAVVDQAKAMDGIKAVSLTTGATWESANALYARTGFDRAPHRDWFVPGTDIKLFVYRLDLPQS
- a CDS encoding RidA family protein, whose translation is MRKTFGTGSVWEQTLGYSRAVQVDNTLFISATAASGPDGIVGEDFYSQTKYILEKLGTVLEEAGFSYEDVVQSKLYLTDISKWEDAGRAHGEVFGEIRPTLALVHVLPFLDPAMLVEIELVAQKSA